The genomic window TGAGTTAAATGTAAGTATACCAATAGATAGCGTTAACGTATAAGATGAATATGTATGGTGGAGTGCAATAATATTCTCATAGATATATTCGCCTTTGTGTGTCATGTCGTACAGTATTATTGGAACGTGACGTATTGACTGCGTATTCAGTGGAACCCAATATGTCCAAACCCTGTCAATCGCTCCAAACACCCCGGCctagaatattataacacaaattaatatcgttataaatatatgttaggAGATCGCACTTTACAACGATCATTTTTACCATTGTAATTCCCATACAAAATTGTAAGAAAAAATGCGTGTGAGCGTCTATGTAATGTATACTCAtgactataattaaataaacaatcgaTGATATTGTGACGGAAATtcctaaaatactaaaaacacaattatgaAACTAcactgaaaaattttaaggCGAGACGTAGTGCTAAGCTAagatttttatgcaaattagAATTTGgttgtatgtttttatagaaatcaCGTAATACTGCAGTCCATACAGAAATGATCATTAGTTAGTGACTTAGGCCTtagagtatattaattttatcttacatatttttacaacattaatatacatgttctgcagtaggtacctacataatattatcacaattcatgaaaaacattgaatttttgaatttttatttaataacttaaagtaaaattattttacgtaaattagatatttgttTGAGCGGCTTATTGCTTGTACTCATACAAGataatttcatcaaatttcaatttgcataatataattatttataaattttaatcttatttatctatattaaatgtattggtCGATTACTTGTGAGCTGGATAAATGGTGGCCAAAACTCCTGTAGGtataaaacctataatatatccatattcatagtaaataatgtaattataatgggACGAGTTTATctgtaactatataatataacattaactaaatggataaatgtaaaaatatgtattatcaaatatttttttcatgtccAGTGGTATATGTGGTCTAGTGTAACCACTATTCTGTATGACACGCTCACTTACTTTATTTTGATCTgacaaaaactcaaaaaacttataatgaaAAGTAAATTGATACGACACAATTGataaacctataaaaatatatcattttaccatacacacatattatattataatatatcatacatgtattttacatttaatttaagagatctaatttaatataggttaACATAATCAGAATCCAAGGAATGACAACCAATGATCAATGAcaatatagctataataaattattatactagtattattagaatatatataatggttaTGTTGTAAAACagagtttatattttgtgggatttaactaatttgcttttttcataaaaaatgatgatagATTTctgagtaaattaaaatttgaatgtttaaatgttagtATGATAGAGAGTTGagacatttgaatattatcgGAATATCGACTGCTGATaaacaaaagaaattaaataatttaagaactattaaatttaacatgcgacataaattattaattattatcgaaaaattactaaaatttacctatatacgcGAGCAAAATGATCGCATATTGTCTATTCCAATATGTGGTTTTTAAACGAATAAGCCTGTTGATGAGATTGTGTGACGACTGTTGATAGTGAGGGGTAGAATCCCATCGATTAGTCTCGTTTTCTTCGAAATTCATTTTCGATAGTGAATGTTTAAAGTTGATATAACAGTCTATAGAgaactgatttttatttttaaaaaacaaaaatatattatagtactcctttaaataaattattataaaaaagctgttatttaatttttttattattattactactcgTAATTGTTCTGTaaaatctgtataatataaaaatattgttaaaaataaaagaagcaaacattaaaatataacattataaagtaCTGTATTGTGCTTTTCAAATAAtcttttcagtattttatcaattaacataaatttagaaattgtttatttttttatttaaattacctactttttttttttttttgaatacgtTACGAACAGAATAagaataccaaaaataaaaattatgaacacaacatataattattaaataaaaaaaaattttagttacctacctgttaaaaacataaaattattattgatatcgtTTTAATATGAAGGGTATTATTGatgtaagttataaattcaactttgtataattaaatgtatattcaaataattaagttgTTCTCTATAGTTTACCTAttcaatatataggtaaatattttttattatacatagtctcatctatcaatataataatataatatgatacttacATTAGTCAAAATGTCTGGAGAAGATGATTCggtgtatattttatctacgACCAAAGTgtagtatacaaattatacatagtCCATGTGCACCATGCGCAGTGTTTAGATAACTAATTCTATGattacattgtataatgtattatatgacaatattaatattaccttatacatttcatattatgttggtTGAATTTGTTAAAACGACGTCATACCCACATGTGTTGTCGCCGTCATACACACTTAAGCCATAGACAAAACACGTTTACGCAGTCCGAATAATACAACTCGCTCAATTTTTcaagagtaaaataaatacatattataaaattgaatggtGACAATATTTCTGAGGCTAAGACgcttcgttttttttttcaaattaaaattttgaaattttataggtattttaaaaacgttgaTATTTCTGATATTTCTAAACGATATAATCAACGTCATATTGGATATAATGGAAAAACTCAGCGTTTTACTATATTgttacaattcaattttataataggaaTATTTActcgaaaaacaaaattctgCAAGTTCAAATCAGACTGCGTAAACGCGTTTTGTCGTACGTGTGTAAGATGGAGACAACACATACGGGTATAACGTCCttctaatatgttattatattatttgtctcAATGAAATGGCCAATGTGggtctaacataatataataataatttaaaatttaaacatcaaaTCAGAAATTTCGAAATAGTATGCATTGTGttaatttggaatttttatttcatgaagttgattgaaaattattaattaagataCTTATCGTCCTGTTTCATATTTTCcaccaaaatattaattactaatatatctGTATTACATTAAAGAGAAGCCTTTATGATAATGATTACCTGTTTTATcctcaataatatacaatagaaataacattacaaaatcagtataaaacataataaacattttcagttacattttataaaaattatatttttacgctGAATGCCGTATGGTAATATGGATAAGCGGTGTTAGTaactaaagtataatattattattattctgatagcttataaatttgtaacgtTAAGTTAAGTCTTTACTCGATCTGGAAgtggttttattttgtttagaaatGGCAATGGAATCTACTTTaagatattgtaattaaattcaataaattcaattaactaTTGAGtgttttatataagttaattttattctaacattattttatgaatttgtatACCGTAACATATCTGGTAAGTAGTGTAAATTAGAGAATATACAGAAGCAGTTAGTGGTTTCTGTCATTATACTAAGATacgtatcaataattatttttgacatgTGATATGGTCTATAATTTAGTGGTTGAATAGCTATTTGACAAATAATAGTAACCAGATATCATTTTCGCaatgttaatgttttattgttgtcaaattttaattacaaagctattattatgaactaatattaatttagtattctgaaaatattatgataatgtaaaaatcaattgtttgaataatattatataagtatgtatccaaattttttattataatatcacgtggtataattttcaaattgtattatttaaatatttcttattaaaattattctgataTGTtgaaattatctttaaaatatataataaaattaatatattagtagatGGAGAATttcagataaaattaatttttgataataataaggtTTACATAAATTCGGTAGAAACTTAGAATATGTTCGTATGTTACTAGCGCCATGAACACGATAATCAATAACTTGTTGTCCAATGTAAGTTAAaggaaaatataacattaacaataatattgatattaatgtatttatagaaaGTTCTGTACCATATTTCGGGGATAAACAGGACGCAATGTGGACAGTTCTGTTAGATAAATTAAGTGAGGTAGTTATCGTCAaccaaaatatatgattatgattGAAGATATAAAAAACTCCGACAGAATTTGTCTTCacataaagaaataaatattataatactataatagtatataagaatataaaatgtagttttttattatatttaacaactatattattcataataaaaatattttaactccaATATTTGCGACCGTGGTTATTACTGATAACATTAACCGTTTAACAtaatacagataataataaataacaaaaaaagcaggttagtgggtaccgctctgctgtacattaggtaccGTGtggattactattatatattataggagtgttaattttgaatccaatgatagttatcattgtatacgaaaaacgattctgaacgaagatgatttgtcagccaaGGATATAATttgtggttggtgaaaaaggtggtatatgttttaatggcttgaatacaccaaaatttaagttcttttataataattattgtaagctaaacttataaaaaatcttatattaaattttcaactcttagctacttatgcaaaattttttatgaattatacctacacaatagtttgcaaatattcatgattttaacgaatttatgtcaatatttgaatttcaaatgctaataaaaaaaaattgtacctatgtattcttataatttttaaatcattatatgagtaacttatgagaaactttgtattaaattttcaagtgtttttattgggccaaaaaatttttatcgacacttcaaaaaaaatttttcagaaaaattgaaaattttagttgtctataaatagctaaaaaaaagtcaaaatattttgaaaattaaatcatgtaaagaaaatgccaatctaaataactggtgaaattttcaagtatttacgacttatattttttgaataataacaaatttttaaaatcgttgAGGATAAATCGATATCGTTatgatatttcttaaaattgaaaatttaaacgcactttaatttttcctataatgattcTTCgatttttctctatagatacttgaaggaaaacttatgtgAAAcctagtgttgtatttttaatctttagttatgaacacaaaaatttttatgattttacaacttcaaaattacttgcaaattttcgcgttttcgacagattttgtaaaaatttgaactataaacgtttataaaaaaattgtgactaacgatttttattttttttagctatgataataacaactcataaggaatcttgtattaaattttcaagtttttttagtcatccaacatttttttatcgacacttcaaaaaaaaatactcataaaaatcgaaaatttgaGTGGCCtataaaactcaaaaaaatcgaaaatttttgaaaatttaactgtatatagataacactgacattaacatttggtgaaaatttcaagtatttacagtgattagtttttgaattacaactatataaaaaaatcgatttagtcgaaaactggttttgcgtaaaaattctcgtttttccgtttttttgtttttctcgatttttttgaaaactgttggaaaatgtttacttttgatctgtataatgcaccaaggatattcacttttccatcggaaaccacccccaaagtttgaaattgaggtattatttcgactagttatgctgtacacagacacaaaaacaaacaaacaaaaaaaaaaacacacatcattgtaaaatcaatacattcatcacttcgttcagaatcgaataacaataaaaatactcattataattaattttattatctatataatgtacatttagtatttaaatgtaatgtgtattgtgtataaaagtaaatgtattaaattaacctTTTACACGGACGGCAGATTTTCATTTTCGACTAGATTTTGTTGAATTTCTTCTACTGGTTTGTCCGCTGACCAGGGTTGTATTTCCGCAGAACCGAAAACAGCATATAACGTTCCCATCGTTAAGCATAACACCGCCATTAAGATATGAGTTTCGGTATCGTTAAGTATCtatgtttaaatgtaattcCGACAGTTAACTTCATTTGATAATCattagaaaatttcaaatcttttgttttattaccccaaaattgaatattttatttaaaactgtttcaaacaatttattggAAGTATATGCAATCGTCATCAGAGAACTATAAATTAAGCTAGCATAATTTGGCGCAATatctaaatagtttaattggTACCCTATAAGAAAACGACGTAATTAggaattataacattataaactgTAGTTTTCAACATTGTATTTTTCACATGACtttatatttaccaaaaaaacgaaaatgttCTACTTCTAGAAgaataaaatggtaaaatgtattgttttttaacgTGTTGCCGATAATGGCTtccagaataaaatatatgctcaTAGAACCTAGGTATAAGCAACTCCAAAATTTTCTAATGTTGGTAGTGGATGTGGATATAGTGATTTCTGGAGCTAATTCGACCAGGATGACGATGAGAATCAATATAACGATCGTAAATGTTCTAGTTTGTCGTTCAAGCATTTCCTGTGTAGACATAACAAtgtgtttaataatgatttcgtCAAGagcaaaatataatgatttttaaatgtatcaaataaactataacataCATCAATATAGAAATCACTTTCAactcttttataaaatattcgatcAATacagatgtataataaaactattataaggACAGGCACCGAAGTAAATAACGATTTCCATGGTATGCCCGATACGATTGAACGGGTGAACGACACTTCAGATTTTTCCAAAGGATATCGTGAGTTGTTTGAAcctccaaataaaataatatcgcaGTTCAGCCTCCGAAATTGATTGTCATTGATCACGTAAAACCATAAAACGTACCACGCTAAACCGATCACTCCTGAAGAAGTACATTACACTGTATACTACTATTAGCCTTATATTCAAATGTGTTGAGCATCGTGAGTTAAATGTAAGTATACCAA from Aphis gossypii isolate Hap1 chromosome 1, ASM2018417v2, whole genome shotgun sequence includes these protein-coding regions:
- the LOC114122012 gene encoding probable vesicular glutamate transporter eat-4 isoform X1, whose protein sequence is MNIGQNDTNRWDFSPQFQQPSYRLHDRFIRLKRTYWNRQYAIILLAYTGLTIVLNQFTFHYMFFEFLSDQNKFQINSSYDDYIRYYIYGYIMCFIPGGVLSTIYPAHNILGISVTISSILYLIIVMSIRYIDAHTHCFLQFFMGMISAVAYSAIFRVWTYWIPLNTQSIRHVPIILYEVTHKGGFIYENIIALHRSYSSYTLTLSIGVIGLAWYVLWFYVINDNQFRRLNCDIILFGGSNNSRYPLEKSEVSFTRSIVSGIPWKSLFTSVPVLIIVLLYICIDRIFYKRVESDFYIDEMLERQTRTFTIVILILIVILVELAPEITISTSTTNIRKFWSCLYLGSMSIYFILEAIIGNTLKNNTFYHFILLEVEHFRFFGYQLNYLDIAPNYASLIYSSLMTIAYTSNKLFETVLNKIFNFGILNDTETHILMAVLCLTMGTLYAVFGSAEIQPWSADKPVEEIQQNLVENENLPSV